A region of Domibacillus sp. DTU_2020_1001157_1_SI_ALB_TIR_016 DNA encodes the following proteins:
- the allC gene encoding allantoate deiminase → MIKTDPPIEMKTAYEMTEWLARYGQTERGGVTRLLYDQKWQEAQQALQKEMEAAGLVSYFDDAGNLYGRLEGSEKTDAVILTGSHIDTVADGGKYDGAYGIVAGILALKSLFKQYGQPKQTIEVVSLCEEEGSRFPLTYWGSGNITGLRKEEHIQELKDSSGTTFTEAMNAAGFGLGHFRKAKRDDLDCFIELHIEQGEVLEREGKAVGVVSHIVGQRRYNVTITGESNHAGTTPMTYRKDAVYTAAVLTQTLIERAKKTDLDLVATVGRMEIKPNIPNVIAREVVFSVDIRHSEEPLLESFSTAVFETFEQICQVHQTGIHIENWMNEKPVPMCQKLSALSTDILEREQIPYKVMTSGAGHDSQVFGQYVPTSLLFVPSHRGISHSPDEYTKAEDLEQGVQLLKKTLYELAY, encoded by the coding sequence ATGATTAAAACGGATCCGCCTATCGAAATGAAAACGGCCTATGAAATGACGGAATGGCTGGCTCGTTACGGGCAGACCGAAAGAGGCGGCGTTACCCGCCTTTTATACGATCAAAAATGGCAGGAAGCCCAACAGGCGCTTCAAAAAGAAATGGAAGCTGCCGGACTAGTTTCTTATTTTGATGATGCCGGAAATCTTTATGGGCGCTTGGAAGGGTCCGAAAAAACGGATGCTGTGATTTTAACCGGTTCCCATATTGATACAGTGGCAGATGGCGGTAAATATGACGGGGCGTACGGCATTGTGGCCGGTATACTGGCATTGAAGTCACTCTTTAAGCAGTACGGGCAGCCGAAGCAAACGATCGAAGTGGTGTCGCTTTGTGAAGAAGAAGGAAGCCGTTTTCCCCTCACGTATTGGGGATCGGGAAATATTACAGGACTGCGGAAAGAGGAGCATATCCAAGAACTGAAAGACTCATCTGGCACAACGTTTACAGAAGCGATGAATGCGGCGGGATTTGGTCTTGGGCACTTCCGCAAAGCAAAACGGGATGATCTGGATTGTTTTATTGAACTTCACATTGAGCAGGGAGAAGTACTGGAGCGGGAAGGAAAAGCAGTGGGCGTCGTCAGCCACATTGTCGGGCAGCGCCGCTATAACGTAACGATTACAGGAGAAAGTAATCATGCGGGCACGACACCGATGACGTACCGAAAAGACGCGGTTTACACAGCGGCCGTGCTTACTCAAACGCTGATCGAGCGAGCAAAGAAAACCGACCTGGACCTCGTCGCCACGGTTGGCAGGATGGAGATTAAACCAAACATTCCAAACGTCATTGCCCGTGAAGTCGTGTTTTCAGTCGATATTCGCCATAGCGAGGAACCGTTGCTGGAATCGTTCAGCACTGCTGTTTTTGAAACCTTTGAGCAAATCTGTCAGGTGCACCAGACAGGTATTCACATTGAAAACTGGATGAATGAAAAACCGGTGCCGATGTGTCAGAAGCTGAGTGCGCTGTCGACTGACATTTTAGAAAGAGAGCAGATTCCTTACAAAGTGATGACAAGCGGTGCAGGACATGATTCTCAAGTGTTTGGCCAGTATGTGCCGACCTCTTTATTGTTTGTGCCGAGCCACCGGGGGATCAGTCATTCACCGGATGAATATACAAAAGCAGAAGACTTGGAACAGGGAGTCCAGCTGTTAAAAAAGACGTTATATGAGTTAGCTTACTAA